In the genome of Chelonia mydas isolate rCheMyd1 chromosome 26, rCheMyd1.pri.v2, whole genome shotgun sequence, one region contains:
- the LGI3 gene encoding leucine-rich repeat LGI family member 3 isoform X4 encodes MLIGDDAFTGLSHLQYLFIENNDIRSLSKFTFRGLKSLTHLSLANNNLQTLPRDIFTSLDILSDLDLRGNALICDCKIKWLVEWVERTNATVPATFCSSPVRYQGQKIRDLALKDFDCITTDFVVHQVLPFQSVSAEPFVYSSDLYVALAQPSASSCTILKWDYVERKLRDFDRIPAHSAVYCKPIVAQSQLYVVVAQLFGGSYIYRWDTNVDKFIKIQDMDSRKIRKPNDIEAFQIDGDWYFVIADSSKAGSTSLYRWNQNGFYSHQALHPWHRDTDVEYVENEGKPWLIISSSSQAPVIYQWSRAQKQFVQQGEVAEVMDVQLVKHFKFKKDNYLCLSRYIGDSKVVKWEGQRFTELQTLPSRGSMVMQPFLVSQRQYMVLGSDFSFTHVYLWDEEKQKFVKFQELSIQAPRAFHYVPLEDMDVLLAPSFKSSTLVYRHVVVDLSL; translated from the exons ATGCTGATCGGGGACGATGCCTTCACCGGCCTCTCCCACCTGCAGTACCT GTTCATTGAGAACAATGACATCCGCTCTCTGTCGAAATTCACCTTCCGAGGGCTGAAGTCCCTGACACACCT atcttTGGCCAACAACAACCTGCAGACGCTGCCCAGAGATATCTTCACATCCCTGGACATCCTCAGTGACCT GGACCTCCGGGGCAACGCTTTGATCTGCGACTGCAAAATCAAGTGGCTGGTGGAATGGGTGGAGAGGACCAATGCCACGGTGCCTGCCACCTTCTGCAGCAGCCCTGTCCGCTACCAGGGGCAGAAGATCCGGGACCTGGCCCTCAAGGACTTTGACTGCATCACGACAG ACTTTGTGGTGCACCAGGTCCTGCCATTCCAGTCGGTGTCAGCTGAGCCCTTTGTCTACAGCAGTGACCTCTACGTAGCACTGGCCCAGCCCAGTGCCAGCAGCTGCACCATCCTCAAGTGGGACTATGTGGAGCGCAAGCTAAGGGACTTTGACCGCATCCCTG CTCATTCGGCCGTGTACTGCAAGCCCATCGTGGCTCAGTCGCAGCTCTACGTGGTGGTGGCACAACTCTTCGGCGGCTCCTACATCTACCGGTGGGACACCAACGTGGACAAGTTCATCAAGATCCAGGACATGGATAGCAGGAAGATCCGCAAGCCCAATGACATCGAGGCCTTCCAGATTGACGGCGACTGGTATTTCGTCATCGCCGACAGCTCCAAGGCCGGCTCCACCAGCCTCTACCGCTGGAACCAGAATGGCTTCTACTCCcaccaggccctgcacccctggcACCGCGACACCGACGTGGAATACGTGGAGAACGAAGGCAAGCCCTGGCTCATcatctccagcagctcccaggccccTGTCATCTACCAGTGGAGCCGTGCCCAGAAGCAGTTTGTGCAGCAGGGGGAGGTGGCCGAGGTGATGGACGTGCAGCTGGTCAAGCACTTCAAGTTCAAGAAAGACAATTATCTGTGCCTCAGCCGCTACATCGGGGACTCCAAGGTGGTCAAGTGGGAGGGGCAGCGCTTCACCGAGCTGCAGACCCTGCCCTCACGGGGCTCCATGGTCATGCAGCCCTTCCTGGTGTCCCAGCGCCAGTACATGGTGCTGGGCAGCGACTTCTCCTTCACCCACGTTTACCTCTGGGATGAGGAGAAACAGAAGTTTGTCAAGTTCCAGGAACTCTCCATCCAAGCCCCCCGGGCCTTCCACTACGTCCCCTTGGAGGACATGGATGTCCTGCTGGCCCCCAGCTTTAAGAGCAGCACGCTGGTCTACAGGCACGTTGTGGTGGACCTCAGCTTGTAG
- the LGI3 gene encoding leucine-rich repeat LGI family member 3 isoform X3 produces the protein MVNAAFTEIKAAAFAHIPLLQFLLLNSNKFMLIGDDAFTGLSHLQYLFIENNDIRSLSKFTFRGLKSLTHLSLANNNLQTLPRDIFTSLDILSDLDLRGNALICDCKIKWLVEWVERTNATVPATFCSSPVRYQGQKIRDLALKDFDCITTDFVVHQVLPFQSVSAEPFVYSSDLYVALAQPSASSCTILKWDYVERKLRDFDRIPAHSAVYCKPIVAQSQLYVVVAQLFGGSYIYRWDTNVDKFIKIQDMDSRKIRKPNDIEAFQIDGDWYFVIADSSKAGSTSLYRWNQNGFYSHQALHPWHRDTDVEYVENEGKPWLIISSSSQAPVIYQWSRAQKQFVQQGEVAEVMDVQLVKHFKFKKDNYLCLSRYIGDSKVVKWEGQRFTELQTLPSRGSMVMQPFLVSQRQYMVLGSDFSFTHVYLWDEEKQKFVKFQELSIQAPRAFHYVPLEDMDVLLAPSFKSSTLVYRHVVVDLSL, from the exons ATGGTGAACGCGGCCTTTACTGAAATCAAAGCAGCAGCCTTCGCTCACAtccccctcctgcagttcct ATTACTGAACTCCAACAAGTTTATGCTGATCGGGGACGATGCCTTCACCGGCCTCTCCCACCTGCAGTACCT GTTCATTGAGAACAATGACATCCGCTCTCTGTCGAAATTCACCTTCCGAGGGCTGAAGTCCCTGACACACCT atcttTGGCCAACAACAACCTGCAGACGCTGCCCAGAGATATCTTCACATCCCTGGACATCCTCAGTGACCT GGACCTCCGGGGCAACGCTTTGATCTGCGACTGCAAAATCAAGTGGCTGGTGGAATGGGTGGAGAGGACCAATGCCACGGTGCCTGCCACCTTCTGCAGCAGCCCTGTCCGCTACCAGGGGCAGAAGATCCGGGACCTGGCCCTCAAGGACTTTGACTGCATCACGACAG ACTTTGTGGTGCACCAGGTCCTGCCATTCCAGTCGGTGTCAGCTGAGCCCTTTGTCTACAGCAGTGACCTCTACGTAGCACTGGCCCAGCCCAGTGCCAGCAGCTGCACCATCCTCAAGTGGGACTATGTGGAGCGCAAGCTAAGGGACTTTGACCGCATCCCTG CTCATTCGGCCGTGTACTGCAAGCCCATCGTGGCTCAGTCGCAGCTCTACGTGGTGGTGGCACAACTCTTCGGCGGCTCCTACATCTACCGGTGGGACACCAACGTGGACAAGTTCATCAAGATCCAGGACATGGATAGCAGGAAGATCCGCAAGCCCAATGACATCGAGGCCTTCCAGATTGACGGCGACTGGTATTTCGTCATCGCCGACAGCTCCAAGGCCGGCTCCACCAGCCTCTACCGCTGGAACCAGAATGGCTTCTACTCCcaccaggccctgcacccctggcACCGCGACACCGACGTGGAATACGTGGAGAACGAAGGCAAGCCCTGGCTCATcatctccagcagctcccaggccccTGTCATCTACCAGTGGAGCCGTGCCCAGAAGCAGTTTGTGCAGCAGGGGGAGGTGGCCGAGGTGATGGACGTGCAGCTGGTCAAGCACTTCAAGTTCAAGAAAGACAATTATCTGTGCCTCAGCCGCTACATCGGGGACTCCAAGGTGGTCAAGTGGGAGGGGCAGCGCTTCACCGAGCTGCAGACCCTGCCCTCACGGGGCTCCATGGTCATGCAGCCCTTCCTGGTGTCCCAGCGCCAGTACATGGTGCTGGGCAGCGACTTCTCCTTCACCCACGTTTACCTCTGGGATGAGGAGAAACAGAAGTTTGTCAAGTTCCAGGAACTCTCCATCCAAGCCCCCCGGGCCTTCCACTACGTCCCCTTGGAGGACATGGATGTCCTGCTGGCCCCCAGCTTTAAGAGCAGCACGCTGGTCTACAGGCACGTTGTGGTGGACCTCAGCTTGTAG
- the REEP4 gene encoding receptor expression-enhancing protein 4 → MVSWIICRVVVLVFGMLYPAYASYKAVKTKNIREYVRWMMYWIVFALFMAMETLTDMFVSWFPFYYEIKMAFVVWLLSPYTKGASLLYRKFVHPTLSRREKEIDLYITQAKERGYETMVNFGKKSLNIAATAAVQAATKSQGALAGRLRSFSMQDLRAIPDDAPVHYEDPLYLEEQEMRRRPIGYRTASAGRQPGRESDTEEEECWSDSQISPKAPPRSRDFALSKPLSRSQSLRVVKKRPQVKEGSSRLVRGRARKKTVQPDQDS, encoded by the exons ATGGTCTCCTGGATCATCTGCCGCGTGGTCGT GCTGGTGTTCGGGATGCTCTATCCGGCCTATGCCTCCTACAAGGCCGTGAAAACCAAGAACATCCGAGAATAC gTCCGCTGGATGATGTACTGGATTGTGTTTGCACTCTTCATGGCTATGGAGACCCTCACGGATATGTTCGTTTCCTG GTTTCCCTTCTACTATGAGATCAAGATGGCGTTTGTCGTGTGGCTGCTTTCCCCCTACACCAAGGGAGCCAGCCTACTCTACCGGAAGTTCGTGCACCCCACGCTGTCCCGCAGAGAGAAG GAAATCGACCTGTACATCACCCAGGCCAAGGAGCGCGGCTACGAGACCATGGTGAACTTCGGCAAGAAGAGCCTCAACATCGCAGCCACAGCTGCCGTCCAAGCTGCGACCAAG agccagggagcccTGGCCGGGCGTCTGCGCAGCTTCAGCATGCAGGACCTGCGCGCCATCCCTGATGACGCCCCCGTGCACTACGAAGACCCCTTgtacctggaggagcaggagATGAGGAGGCGGCCGATAG gTTACAGAACTGCCTCGGCCGGCCGGCAGCCAGGGCGCGAGAGCGACACGGAGGAAGAAGAGTGTTGGTCGGACTCTCAGATCTCTCCCAAGGCTCCGCCCCGCAGCCGGGACTTCGCGCTGTCCAAACCACTCTCCAGGAGCCAGAGCCTGCGTGTCGTGAAGAAGAGACCCCAAGTCAAAGAG GGCTCTTCCAGGCTGGTGCGGGGCCGGGCGAGGAAGAAGACAGTGCAGCCGGATCAGGACAGTTAG